The Molothrus ater isolate BHLD 08-10-18 breed brown headed cowbird chromosome 1, BPBGC_Mater_1.1, whole genome shotgun sequence genome includes a window with the following:
- the CCDC102B gene encoding coiled-coil domain-containing protein 102B, whose protein sequence is MHTSYSSDWEIFEAVKIQELEEVKARAAQMEKTMRWWSDCTANWREKWSKVRGERNKAREEARQLRIKLDSVIKELSVLKKINQDLVSEKENLENGTAWKTECYCSEISCIKKDQSLLMFLEPEPPKDLTKIIKITGAEDTKKDVNKDQSNDNKTITPKPPNFFSNGLPSNFLEEPEICLGTTAKTTENDLIHVSILNLHLAEMRKILQKEREMNVFLEKEMEKMENELFCWKWKYEELRQTKLEILKQMERMQCENASEWGKREQLEEEKQSLEEETRKLKMQSKEAEGSECRIWDQTKFLVCCWRFHRDSE, encoded by the exons ATGCATACAAGTTACAGCAGTGATTGGGAAATTTTTGAAGCAGTAAAAATTCAGGAACTGGAGGAAGTCAAAGCCAGAGCTGCCCAAATGGAGAAGACCATGCGCTGGTGGTCAGATTGCACTGCTAATTGGAGGGAGAAATGGAGCAAAGTtagaggagaaagaaataagGCACGAGAGGAAGCAAGACAATTGAGAATCAAACTAGACAGTGTCATAAAAGAGCTAAgtgtgcttaaaaaaataaatcaggatttAGTAAGTGAGAAGGAAAACTTAGAAAATGGAACTGCTTGGAAAACGGAATGCTATTGCTCAGAAATATCCTGTATTAAAAAAGACCAAAGCCTATTAATGTTTCTGGAACCAGAACCTCCGAAAGACCTAACCAAAATCATCAAAATTACTGGGGCAGAAGACACAAAGAAG gaTGTAAACAAAGACCAAAGCAATGACAACAAAACAATCACCCCAAAGCCTCCCAATTTCTTCTCCAATGGACTTCCCAGCAACTTTTTGGAGGAACCTGAAATATGTTTGGGTACTACAGCTAAGACAACAGAGAATGATTTAATACATGTATCAATCTTAAATTTGCATTTGGCTGAGATGAGGAAAATCCTACAGAAGGAAAGAGA aATGAATGTATTTCtggagaaagaaatggaaaagatggaaaatgaattattttgttgGAAATGGAAATATGAAGAACTGAGACAAACCAAACTGGAAATCCTGAAACAG ATGGAAAGAATGCAGTGTGAGAATGCCTCtgaatggggaaagagagagcaactagaagaagaaaaacaaagtttgGAAGAAGAGACCAGAAAACTCAAAATGCAG